A genomic segment from Aegilops tauschii subsp. strangulata cultivar AL8/78 chromosome 1, Aet v6.0, whole genome shotgun sequence encodes:
- the LOC109740318 gene encoding probable anion transporter 2, chloroplastic yields MASVRSCVSVKPAAGPARYRSARVGAASLEPTSLRISASSSSSSLGPGADGCGRGVGCAASISGRGVAVARLVGDGWRARRRGGREVVAECSASLEGVRHGAAAAAVPSVPALPERAKVVALVAAVMLLCNADRVVMSVAVVPLAAQHGWSSSFVGIVQSSFLWGYVFSSMVGGALADRYGGKKVMAGAAALWSLATFLTPWAASQSATMLLAVRVLFGVAEGVAFPTMSTFLPKWFPTHERATAVGLSMGGFHLGNVVSFLATPIIMSHIGLAGTFAFFASLGYLWLSVWLLNVESDPIDSRTISKSELQLILAGRSKSKVKGSKSPSLREVFSKMEMWAIIVANVINNWGYFVLLSWMPVYFKTVYNVNLKQAAWFSAIPWGVMALSGYVAGASADFMIKSGLSIVRVRKIMQSIGFIGPGVSLLCLRFAQTPSAAAVIMTAALGLSSCSQAGYFCNVQDIAPKYAGSLHGMTNGIGTVAAIVSTVGAGYFVQWLGSFQAFLTLTAVLYFSATIFYNIYATGDLVFD; encoded by the exons ATGGCGTCGGTGAGATCCTGCGTGTCCGTCAAGCCGGCCGCTGGCCCCGCCAGGTACAGATCCGCCAGGGTCGGGGCGGCCAGTTTGGAGCCGACAAGCCTGCGAATatccgcttcttcttcttcttcttcattgggCCCAGGCGCGGATGGCTGCGGCAGAGGTGTCGGCTGTGCCGCCAGTATCAGCGGCAGGGGCGTTGCCGTTGCTCGTTTGGTTGGCGATGGCTGGAGGGCGAGGCGGAGGGGCGGGCGGGAGGTCGTCGCCGAGTGCAGCGCCAGCCTGGAGGGGGTCCGCCACGGCGCGGCGGCCGCCGCCGTGCCCAGCGTGCCTGCGCTGCCCGAGCGGGCCAAGGTGGTGGCTCTCGTGGCGGCCGTCATGCTGCTTTGCAACGCCGACCGGGTCGTCATGTCCGTCGCCGTCGTGCCGCTGGCCGCGCAGCACGGCTGGTCCAGCTCCTTCGTCGGCATCGTCCAG TCATCATTTCTATGGGGGTATGTTTTCTCATCCATGGTTGGAGGAGCTTTGGCGGACCGATACGGGGGGAAGAAGGTGATGGCAGGTGCTGCTGCACTCTGGTCCTTGGCCACTTTCCTCACTCCATGGGCCGCCTCTCAATCCGCCACTATGTTGCTTGCTGTACGTGTGCTTTTTGGCGTTGCAGAAGGTGTTGCATTTCCGACAATGAGCACTTTCTTACCAAA GTGGTTCCCAACACATGAACGTGCCACTGCTGTTGGCCTTTCCATGGGAGGATTCCATCTTGGAAACGTCGTAAGCTTCCTAGCAACACCGATCATCATGTCACATATAGGCCTTGCCGGAACATTTGCCTTCTTCGCATCACTTGGTTACTTGTGGCTCTCTGTATGGCTGTTGAATGTAGAAAGTGACCCTATTGACAGCCGTACTATAAGCAAATCTGAGCTGCAACTAATTCTAGCTGGACGAAGTAAATCAAAAGTCAAAGGCAGCAAATCACCATCCTTAAGAGAAGTGTTCTCAAAGATGGAAATGTGGGCCATAATTGTAGCTAATGTGATAAACAACTGG GGCTATTTTGTCCTACTATCATGGATGCCGGTGTACTTCAAAACG GTATATAATGTCAATTTGAAACAAGCTGCATGGTTCAGTGCCATACCTTGGGGCGTCATGGCTCTATCAGGATATGTCGCGGGAGCTTCTGCAGATTTCATGATCAAATCCGGCTTATCTATTGTGCGAGTCCGGAAAATTATGCAGTCAATTGGTTTTATTGGGCCAGGTGTGTCATTGCTATGTCTAAGATTTGCCCAAACACCATCGGCTGCAGCAGTTATCATGACCGCCGCCTTGGGTTTGAGTTCCTGCAGTCAAGCTGGGTACTTCTGTAATGTACAG GACATTGCCCCTAAATACGCTGGATCCCTACACG GAATGACGAACGGCATTGGGACAGTGGCCGCCATAGTTAGCACAGTAGGGGCAGGATACTTCGTCCAGTGGCTGGGATCCTTCCAGGCCTTCCTCACCCTAACGGCAGTGCTCTATTTCAGCGCCACCATCTTCTACAACATCTACGCGACAGGAGACCTGGTTTTTGACTGA